DNA from Mustela lutreola isolate mMusLut2 chromosome 6, mMusLut2.pri, whole genome shotgun sequence:
CGGGAGCGCGGCCCCACGGGCCACACCTGCCTACAGCGGGGTGGCCAGGCCGTGTATGGCGGCACACGGCGTCTGCAGGGAAAGGGCACGAGACCGAAGCCACGGCGCAGCCCAGGGCACGTCCCTGACTCTCCAAGCTTCTGGAGTCTGGGCTAAGAGCCTCCGCATCTCCTGGGCTCCGGTGCCCGCCCCCACAAGCCCCGGGGCTGCTTGCGCTCTGCCCCACGCAGTGTAGACGCGGGAGGTGTGTGGGTGACGCGTCTCCTGCTAACCCGGATCTCGCTCCGTCATAAGCTGTGCCTCAGAGCAGGTCCCCGCGGCGCGGTCGGGCCAGCCACGCTGTGCTCTCTCCCCGCACCCCTGCACCCGCTCTGTGCCGcgccacccctgcccctgcccctccctgggcctgctCCTGACTCTGCGTCTGTCTCCCAGGACGAGAAGCCTCGTGGGCGCAGCGCGGCCCCTCCCAGCCAAGGGCACCATGGCCACGTCGGCGCCGCTGCgcagcctggaggaggaggtCACCTGCTCCATCTGCCTCGACTACCTGCGGGACCCCGTGACCATCGACTGCGGCCACGTGTTCTGCCGCAGCTGCACCACGGACGTGCGGCCGGCGTCGGGGGGCCGCCCCGTCTGCCCGCTCTGCAAGAAGCCGTTCAAGAAGGAGAACATCCGGCCGGTGTGGCAGCTGGCCAGCCTGGTGGAGAACATCGAGCGGCTGAAGGTGGACAAGGACAGGCAGCCGGGGGACGCGGCCCGGGAGCCGCCGGACGCCAGGCTGTGCGAGCGGCACCGGGAGAAGCTGCATTACTACTGTGAGGACGACGGCAAGCTGCTGTGCGTCATGTGCCGCGAGTCCCGGGAACACAGGCCACACACGGCTGTCCTGGTGGAGAAGGCCGCCCAGCCCCACAGGGTAAGCCGGCTCCACCCCGCCCAGGGGCGAGGCCGGGCACTGCCCCCCGAACGCTTGTGGCCCGCAGTGGGGCTCCGCCGCAGCGCGCCCATCCCCGTGGCTTGTCTTTCCGCAGGAGAAAATCCTGAACCACCTGAGTACCCTGAGGAGAGACCGGGACAAAATTCAGGGCTCCCAGGCCAAGGGAGAAGCTGATATCCTAACTGCACTGGTGCGTGGGCTGCGAGAGCCTGAGGCCGCGGCCAcgtgggagggagctggggggccGCGTGGTGGAGGCTGAGCCCTGACGGTCTGAGCTGGGGGGCTTCGGGCTGGCTTCCTCGTCTGGTGTGCGCGGGTGCTCCTGCACACGTGGCACTCGCTGCAGCCGTGGGCCACATCCGGCAGCAGCTGTCGGGACTGCCAGAGTACGCAGGGGACCGAGGAGGTCCCGGCAAAGCCCTTCCTGTTACAGATGGGGGGACCGGACTCCCGAGGTGGTGGGGAGCCAGGGGCTTTGGGAGGGGGGTGCTGGCTGCAGGATGAGCACAGTGGGGAGGCCTGGGGCATCCTGGGGACCCTGTGTGCTGAGTCCTGCAGCCAGGGCTACCACACTTGGGAAGCAGAGACAGCACTTCGTGTTTGATTAGAGATGGGGTGCGAGGGCTGGCCCCGCATCTCCTGCAGGGGAGTCTGTGTCGGCGGGAGGCTGGCCCAGCCGTGCTCTGAAGTCCCACAGTGCACGGATAGGGGTGCGAGCCAGCCTCATGCGGCCCCCCCGGAGAAGCCGCCGGGGCTCTCCAACCTGGGGCAGGGCAGTCACCCGtctcccctccacacccctgcaGAAGAAGATCCAGGACCAGCGGCAGAACGTCATGGCCGAGTTTAAGCAGGCGCACGAGTTCCTGCGGGAGCGGGAGCAGCACCTGCTGGAGAAGCTGGAGGCGCTGCAGCAGGAGCTGACGGAGGGCCGCGAGAAGTACAAGAGCAGGGGTGTCGCGGAGCTGGCCCGGCTGGCGCTGGTCATCTCTGAGCTGGAGACCAAGGCGCAGCAGCCGGCCGCAGAGCTCCTGCAGGTGAGATGCCTCCGGGGCGGCCAGTCTCTGTCCCCCGTGCCCACATGGGACCCTGGGAGAGCCGCCACCTCTCAGGCTGTGACTTTCTCTACTGAAATGTCAGGAGAGTCACCCCCACCTGCCCCGCCTCCTCCCGTGGTCACACGAGCCCAAGAGGACGTGACCTGCATGGTGTCCCTTCAGAGGACAAAGTACCAAAAACCAGTTGGAGGGGATTGGAAAGTGCcgtgggagaggaagggagagctggAGTGTTTGCGTCACACCGTCCATCCTCGCCACGACCACCACGGCTCCCTGGCCATCCACCCTGCAGGGGAAGCTACGGGCAGCCCGTGCTGCCGGGGTGGCCGAGGGAGGGCGGCTTCTCCCAGGGAGGTCTGGAGGAGATGAGCAAGGTTTTCTTTGGGATGGAGAGCAGGCCGGGTGCCCCGGCACACTTCCTGAAGGAGGCAGCTTTGATGCCAAGGGGGAGCGCCTTGAACTAGAGTGGAAACAGCACCGTGCCGCCTTCCTCCTGGAGCCTCCCTGGACCTTCCCCCTGTGGGCCAGGAGGAGGCTGTGGTGGCTGGGCAGGTCAGCAGTGgagccccccacctcctccaggaagatgCTGTCCTGGCCAGCAGCCCGGCCTCAGGAGACACAGCGTGGCAGGCTCTCCAGGACCCACAGGGGAGCCgcctgctgcctctccctgaGCATTCTGGCTCGCGGATTGGGACTGGCGGGGGGTGAGGGCCCAGTATGAGAAGAACTCGCACGGGCCCAGTGCCCAGTATGAGAAGAACTCGCGCGGGCCCAGCGGCCAGGCAGGTCAGGAGCCCGGCCCCAGCTCCACTCCTGGGCCCCTTGTTCTTGTCCCTCGTTTGGTCTAAAATGTGTCTCTGGCATTTTCCACAAATTCCTCCATCAGACGGGGATTAGGTCTCTTCCTGCCCCGTTCTCTGCCCCCGGGGAGGGGCAGCCCCCCCGTTCCCCATCACGTGCGGTtgtgtggggggcagagagagactggcTGCGGTGCTGCTGGGGGCTGACATCCCGACGGGAGCCCCTCCCGCTCCACCCGAGGGAGCCGCAGGGGCCAGGGGAGCCTCCGACGCCGCTCAGATGGAAGGCGCACCCGGGGCACAGGTGCCAGCATGGGGCGAGGGCACAGGGCGGGAGGAAGGGCCTACAGCCTTCTATTCACTGTGCACCCCTGGCTCCCAGCGCTGTGGCACCTCTGTGAGTGGGGTCTGAGGCCACTGGGCTGATGCTTGTGCTTTCTTCCCCTCCAGGACACCAGGGACTTCGTGAACAGGTAATAGAGCTTCCTTTCCATGAGGCACCgcccccccacgccccctccATGGGACTCTTGGAACAAACGGGTCCCACctcggttagggttagggttagctgGAACAGGGCTGGGACCTGGAGACTTGCTCTCTGAAGCAGCCAGGGCTCCGCCGGGGTCTGAGAGGAGACGGACATGAGGGCAGAGACATGCTCGCAGACAGAGTGTTCCGGATGCTCACGTCCCGGCCCAGCTGGCGGCTGTTCACTCCGTGTTTCTGTGCCCGTGTTTCTCCGCTGATGGGGGACGGTCGTACCTTTCCTTCCCGCTTCATGGGGGAACGGGAACGGGAGAAGCGCAAGGAGAGCTGAGTGGTGCGTCCGCCTGTCGCCTTCCCAGGTACCCGCGGAAGAAGTTCTGGATCGGGAAGCCCGTTGCTCGGGCGGTTAAGAAGAAGACGGGAGAGTTCTCCGAGAAACTGCAGTCCCTGCAGCGAGGCCTGAGAGAGTTCCAAGGTGGGCGTCGGGGTGCgctggggtgggggccggggtgcgctggggtgggggccggggtgcgctggggtggggccggggtgcgctggggtgggggtcggggtgcgctggggtgggggtcggggtgtGCTGGGGGACGGGGTGCgctggggtgggggccggggtGCGCTGGGGTGGGGGTCGGAGTGTGCTGGGGGCCAGGGTGCgctggggtgggggtcggggtgcgctggggtgggggtcggggtgctctggggtgggggccggggtGCGCTGGGGGCCGCAGTGCgctggggtgggggtcggggtgcGCTGGGGTGCACTGGGGTGGGTGTCGGGCCTGGCTGGGGGCCGGGGTGCACTGGGGTGGGGTCGGGGTGCGCTGGGGGCCGCGGTGCActggggtgggggccggggtGCACTGGGGTGTGTGTCGGGCCTGGCTGGGGGCCGGGGTGCGCTGGGGTGGGAGTCGGGGTGCGCTGGGGGCCGGGGTGCGCTGGGCTGGGTGTCGGGCCTGGCTGGGGGCCGGGGTGCGCTGGGGTGGGCGTTGGAGCTGGGGCTCTGCATGAGAGGAGGGGCCACGTCCTACTGTCATCTTTGGCCTCACTCTTGTGTCTcctggttgttttctgttttcttcttgggAGGTCAGGCAGGGAGGCCCCATCTGGAAATCAATCCTGTCTGAGCAGAAAACGGGCCCATAGTTTTTCTGGGCGAGGGGGTCATTCCTGTCCTTTTCTCCTCCCCAGGGAAGCTGCTAAGAGACTTGGAATATAAGACAGGTGAGTGTCCAAGGGCCATTCCCAGTTCCCCTCCCATGAGGAACTCCGTCCGCACAGAGACTCTTGACTGTCCCCTGCTGCCCCAGGGAGTCCTTTCTCTTACGCGGCTGAGATTTCCCAGCAGCAAGTCTGTACCCCGCGCCGGGCCTCTGGTCTGCAACAGAAGTCCGTGCTTGACTGCCTGACCCTCGTCTGCACCATGTTCTCCTCCGCCTGACCGCGTGGCTTCTGTTCCGAGGCCGTCTCTGCTGCCGACCCCGCATTGCGCTCCCTCTGTGCCCTGCTGtcaggttgtgcactgcacagcCCTTGCTTGTAGGCTGTGGCAGCCCTGCGGGGCCCCCAGTGACCGCACTTCTGTTCCGTTGTGCCCACAGTCAGTGTCACGCTGGACCCGCAGTCGGCGAGCGGGTACCTGCAGCTGTCGGAGGACTGGAAGTGTGTGACCTACAGCAGCCTCTACCAGAGCGCTTACCTGCACCCCCAGCAGTTCGACTGTGAGCCGGGGGTGCTGGGCACGAAGGGCTTCACCTGGGGCAAGGTGTACTGGGAAGTGGAGGTGGACCGGGAGGGCTGgtccgaggaggaggaggagggcgaggaggaggaggagggcgaggaggaggaggaggaagaggcggcCGGCGACGGCGACGGCGACGGGCACGAGGACTGGGAGACAGATGAGGACGAGGAGTCGTTAGGGGAGGAAGAGGcggaggcggaggaggaggaggaggtcctCGAAAGCTGCATGGTGGGGGTGGCCAGAGACTCTGTGAAGAGGAAGGGCGACCTGTCCCTGCGGCCGGAGGACGGGGTGTGGGCGCTGCGCCTCTCCTCCGCGGGCATCTGGGCCAACACGGACCCCGAGGCTGAGCTCTTCCCAGCCCTGCGGCCCCGGCGGGTGGGCATCGCCCTGGATTATGAAGGCGGCACTGTGACATTTACCAACGCGGAGTCACAAGAACTCATCTACACCTTCACCGCTACCTTCACACGGCGCCTGGTCCCGTTCCTGTGGCTCAAGTGGCCTGGGACTCGCCTCCTGCTGCGACCCTGAGCCCACCGCTGCTTCCCTTCTCGGGGATTCCAGGACCGTGACGGGGAGGGGGGGTGTCTGGCCGCGGCACCCGGAGCAGGTGCACTCCCCGCCACCGCCCCGTGGCTCTGGCCCCTCGAGGCTCGCTCAGCGCCGCCGCTCCGTCCACACAGCCGCCTTCGGACtcgtcccccagcccctgggggtCCCTGTGCGGACGTCTGACCCCAGAGTCCGTGAGAGCCCTCTGTGGCCTCGGCCCAGCTCTGCACACACTCTGTTGAACCAGAGACGAGACAGCCTTCCGTCGCCCAGTCTGGCGTGCCGTGCTGGCGTCCCCTGGGGGAGCACAGGTGACCGCACCGAGGCCGCCTGCTGTGCCCGGCGTCCCCCTTGCCCACATCCTCTCCGCTGCCAGCCTTCCCTGCCCCCAACGCAGCGTCCCCCACGCGAGCAGAGCAGAAGCCCACCACGGTTTCCAGGCGGTTTGAACAAGCTTCCGAGGTGCCGCGGAGTCGCCCAGCCTGGAGCCGGCGCCTCGATGCTCTGAGACCAGGGTCGAACGTCTGACCTAGGACCCCCGGAGCTGCTTGGGGGAGGGATCTGGATGCACGTGGCTCTGAGGCCTTGTGTGTGGTCAGCGATCAGTAAATGACCTGAGGGTGAGGCTTTGGGAGATGGTGACGGGAGTCCGGAACACTGCTCTTGGTGGGTCATCTGAGGTCACCAGGCAGACGCCCGTCCAGGCCAGCCCTCCCTTGGAAGCCCCGGCCCGTGCCCCCTGCACAGTGGAAACTTAGTCCGGATGACTCTGCAGGCCCCTCTGTCCTGCGacggggcagtggggagaggagaggacgCCAGCAGGGTCCCCGGAGCTCGCCTTCGTGTAGGGTGAGGGCTGGACCGCGGCCTTGTGGCGCTCGCACGCTCCTGCTCCAGCCGGACACGCACAGCCTGTGTGTGCACCCGTCCCAGGCCTGGAAGCAGCGTCCCAGGCCCCGGCACCTCGGCCCCCACATCACCTGGCAAGGTCCCTGCTATTTCTGCCTCTAGTTTTGTACCCCCATGCACCTCCCGCAGGgctgggcacacagcaggtgctcaataaagacTTGTGCAATGAGCAGACTGGGTtcatttactttattataaaCTTTGTGTGgctccagagtggttgcatgaACGGCAGTGGCCTGCGGTCCCTCCTGGGACACGCCGCTGCCCCAGGCAACAGCCCCCACGTCTCCCTGTCCCGCCGCACCAGCCCCGTGCTCTTCACCCAGCATCCGCACAGCCCAGGACGGCCCGTGACACGGCGACATTCTGTGGCACACCCAGAATCTTTCCGAGGAAAATGCACGGTGCCCTACCCGAAGGAGGCGCCCCCAGTGCCCTCTGACCCACGCAGCCCCCCAGCCGTCTCCTGTCTGCTCTCTGCTGGTTTTCTACTTGTCGTCTTCAACACAGAAATGGAAGATCTCATTTATGACTCTTCCCCCTTTATATTTTTCGtttgttctttttgcttttctttctaaatacaGATACGCAAAATGTGTCCCTATTTAGAAATAAGACACGATATTAATATAATGAGGTCAGTTAATCTGCATTCGAATCCTGCCAGACAATAATCACTAGCATATTCttgaaaatttacatttattttgttgatCGATGTGAATCATTTCCTGAAATTATGCTTCCTAATCTTTTAtttatggcaagatttcagaaTTCTCAAAATGCCG
Protein-coding regions in this window:
- the LOC131834844 gene encoding tripartite motif-containing protein 26, with the protein product MATSAPLRSLEEEVTCSICLDYLRDPVTIDCGHVFCRSCTTDVRPASGGRPVCPLCKKPFKKENIRPVWQLASLVENIERLKVDKDRQPGDAAREPPDARLCERHREKLHYYCEDDGKLLCVMCRESREHRPHTAVLVEKAAQPHREKILNHLSTLRRDRDKIQGSQAKGEADILTALKKIQDQRQNVMAEFKQAHEFLREREQHLLEKLEALQQELTEGREKYKSRGVAELARLALVISELETKAQQPAAELLQDTRDFVNRYPRKKFWIGKPVARAVKKKTGEFSEKLQSLQRGLREFQGKLLRDLEYKTVSVTLDPQSASGYLQLSEDWKCVTYSSLYQSAYLHPQQFDCEPGVLGTKGFTWGKVYWEVEVDREGWSEEEEEGEEEEEGEEEEEEEAAGDGDGDGHEDWETDEDEESLGEEEAEAEEEEEVLESCMVGVARDSVKRKGDLSLRPEDGVWALRLSSAGIWANTDPEAELFPALRPRRVGIALDYEGGTVTFTNAESQELIYTFTATFTRRLVPFLWLKWPGTRLLLRP